The following are from one region of the Gossypium hirsutum isolate 1008001.06 chromosome D03, Gossypium_hirsutum_v2.1, whole genome shotgun sequence genome:
- the LOC107927058 gene encoding oxysterol-binding protein-related protein 4C: protein MKTVGLIGKLGDQTICYQIYSHLLTQISTLNPFIKIPLNLSIHSSSSYQKKKKKPLCTAGHTSLDIYFLLCSFQMLRRSENEIKIVLTRPLSLNGELEVDYKAPNLIHRILSLFKNVRPGSDLTHFKLPPQFNVPKSHLQCYGETVYCNGSDMLRRCNQADNSLDRFMLVVAWSISTLRPLVFGVAPYNPILGETHHVSRATLNVLLEQISHHPPVSALHATDEEHNIELVWCHQCAPNFNGAWVETEVRGKRQLKLLSRGETYEMNSPNLLIKFLPLPGVDWTGNVTISCKENGLEAELRYGPKSFFGLRGSHRSVKGKVYETATKRTLFQLNGHWDRTVTAKDNNSGKSRVIYNAEEVFSGMKTPVVNDLKGVRSTESAAVWSELSEAIMSQNWEKAKEAKNAVEGKQREVLRERELKGTPWVPQHFSVTCTKDGGWECSPIQQWVPPAPIILPLS, encoded by the exons ATGAAGACTGTTGGATTGATTGGGAAACTCGGTGATCAAACCATTTGCTACCAAATTTATTCTCATTTACTCACTCAGATCTCTACTCTAAACCCCTTTATAAAAATCCCACTAAACCTATCCATCCATTCATCTTCctcataccaaaaaaaaaaaaaaaaacccctctGCACTGCAGGTCACACCTCTTTGGATATCTATTTCTTGCTCTGCTCCTTTCAAATG TTAAGAAGAAGcgagaatgaaataaaaatagttcTTACGAGACCATTATCATTAAATGGTGAACTAGAAGTTGATTACAAGGCTCCCAATTTGATCCACAGGATATTAAGTCTTTTCAAGAATGTACGTCCAGGCTCAGATCTCACTCATTTTAAG CTGCCGCCTCAGTTCAACGTTCCCAAGTCACATCTTCAATGTTATGGAGAAACAGTGTACTGCAACGGCAGTGACATGTTGAGGCGATGTAACCAGGCCGACAACTCCCTCGACAGATTCATGTTGGTTGTGGCTTGGAGCATTTCCACGTTACGCCCTCTCGTATTTGGGGTTGCCCCTTACAATCCCATCCTCGGTGAGACTCATCATGTCTCAAGGGCTACTCTCAACGTCCTCCTCGAACAG ATTTCTCATCACCCCCCAGTTTCTGCTCTCCATGCAACCGATGAGGAACACAATATTGAACTCGTTTGGTGTCACCAATGTGCCCCCAACTTCAATG GTGCGTGGGTGGAAACTGAGGTGCGAGGGAAGAGGCAACTTAAGCTCCTGAGTCGAGGAGAAACATATGAAATGAACTCTCCCAACCTCTTGATAAAATTTCTGCCACTGCCAGGAGTGGATTGGACTGGAAACGTTACAATCAGCTGCAAAGAAAACGGGCTTGAAGCTGAGTTACGATATGGACCCAAGTCCTTTTTTGGTCTTAGAGGAAGTCATAGATCAGTTAAAGGAAAGGTCTATGAAACAGCAACCAAGAGGACCCTTTTCCAACTTAATGGTCATTGGGATAG AACGGTGACAGCGAAGGACAATAATAGTGGGAAGTCGAGGGTGATATACAATGCAGAAGAAgtattttcagggatgaaaaccCCTGTCGTTAACGATCTGAAG GGGGTGAGGTCAACAGAATCGGCTGCAGTGTGGAGTGAGCTAAGCGAGGCCATAATGAGCCAAAATTGGGAGAAAGCAAAAGAAGCGAAGAACGCGGTGGAGGGAAAGCAGAGGGAGGTCTTGAGAGAAAGGGAGTTGAAAGGAACACCATGGGTTCCCCAGCATTTCAGTGTGACTTGCACCAAAGATGGTGGTTGGGAATGTTCACCTATTCAACAATGGGTTCCACCTGCTCCAATTATTCTTCCTCTTTCATAG
- the LOC107927135 gene encoding FCS-Like Zinc finger 14 isoform X1 → MHNFCGKKRPAINLNLFTSLSHSFFCLNPTKTPSNFQYGVVGLGIVAAMTDSTHTHQSICFAPSPRSTPIPIVSSVKAAPSFGGGFNSEKFDELSDNETSVISHFSDNLIKNQFGFGDDNKNCSGFTAAPSPRKNNMGQFKREFWNDGFLTSCHLCKKELHGLDIFMYRGEEGFCSADCRDKQIRSDDHKQICALDCSQSSPHVLFSEVAAA, encoded by the exons ATGCATAATTTTTGTGGAAAAAAGAGACCCGCCATCAATCTCAACCTCTTCACGTCTTTATCTCACTCTTTTTTCTGTCTAAACCCCACAAAAACCCCAAGCAACTTTCAATATGGTGTGGTTGGGCTAGGCATAGTAGCAGCTATGACTGATTCAACCCATACACACCAATCTATTTGCTTTGCTCCATCCCCAAGATCCACCCCCATACCTATAGTCTCATCTGTTAAAGCAGCCCCCAGTTTCGGAGGTGGCTTTAACTCGGAGAAGTTTGATGAATTATCTGACAACGAAACTAGTGTAATTTCTCATTTTAGCGATAATTTGATCAAGAATCAGTTCGGTTTTGGAGATGACAACAAGAATTGCAGTGGGTTTACTGCTGCTCCTTCGCCTAGGAAAAACAATATGGGTCAGTTCAAGAGGGAGTTTTGGAATGATGGCTTTTTGACTTCTTGTCATCTTTGCAAGAAGGAACTACATGGTTTGGATATTTTCATGTACAG AGGGGAGGAAGGTTTTTGCAGCGCGGATTGCCGTGACAAGCAAATTAGAAGTGATGATCACAAACAAATATGTGCGCTTGATTGCTCCCAGTCTTCCCCACACGTGTTATTTTCCGAGGTCGCCGCTGCATAA
- the LOC107927135 gene encoding FCS-Like Zinc finger 14 isoform X2 yields the protein MHNFCGKKRPAINLNLFTSLSHSFFCLNPTKTPSNFQYGVVGLGIVAAMTDSTHTHQSICFAPSPRSTPIPIVSSVKAAPSFGGGFNSEKFDELSDNETSVISHFSDNLIKNQFGFGDDNKNCSGFTAAPSPRKNNMGQFKREFWNDGFLTSCHLCKKELHGLDIFMYRHTTKSLSSLHFGTTYLHKGEIKAKQVPRPTLLHVLE from the exons ATGCATAATTTTTGTGGAAAAAAGAGACCCGCCATCAATCTCAACCTCTTCACGTCTTTATCTCACTCTTTTTTCTGTCTAAACCCCACAAAAACCCCAAGCAACTTTCAATATGGTGTGGTTGGGCTAGGCATAGTAGCAGCTATGACTGATTCAACCCATACACACCAATCTATTTGCTTTGCTCCATCCCCAAGATCCACCCCCATACCTATAGTCTCATCTGTTAAAGCAGCCCCCAGTTTCGGAGGTGGCTTTAACTCGGAGAAGTTTGATGAATTATCTGACAACGAAACTAGTGTAATTTCTCATTTTAGCGATAATTTGATCAAGAATCAGTTCGGTTTTGGAGATGACAACAAGAATTGCAGTGGGTTTACTGCTGCTCCTTCGCCTAGGAAAAACAATATGGGTCAGTTCAAGAGGGAGTTTTGGAATGATGGCTTTTTGACTTCTTGTCATCTTTGCAAGAAGGAACTACATGGTTTGGATATTTTCATGTACAG GCACACAACAAAATCTTTAAGCTCTTTGCATTTTGGAACTACTTATCTACATAAGGGAGAGATTAAAGCAAAGCAAGTACCGCGGCCAACTCTTCTTCATGTTTTGGAATGA